The following proteins are encoded in a genomic region of Enterocloster clostridioformis:
- a CDS encoding YgiQ family radical SAM protein, producing MKNDYLPMNRNDMSIRGWKQCDFVYVSGDAYVDHPSFGTAIISRLLEAHGYKVGIIAQPDWKDKKSIEVLGRPRLGFLVSAGNMDSMVNHYSVSRKRRKEDSYTPGGVMGKRPDYAVTVYCNLIRSAYKNVPVIIGGIEASLRRLAHYDYWSDKLKRSVLLDSQADLISYGMGERSVVEIADALDSGLDVKDITFIDGTVYKTKSLESVYDYKMLPDYEELLKDKREYARSFYVQYSNTDPFSGKRLVEPYGNQLFVVQNPPSKPLSQEEMDAVYDLPYMRNYHPSYEEFGGVPAIREIKFSLISNRGCFGACSFCALTFHQGRIIQARSHESLVEEAKLLTEEPDFKGYIHDVGGPTADFRFPACEKQLTSGACPGRQCLFPEPCKNLRADHGDYIALLRKLRALPKVKKVFIRSGIRFDYVLADSNRKFLRELCEFHVSGQLKVAPEHVADKVLSRMGKPKNSVYRQFVKEYKEMNQRLGKEQYLVPYLMSSHPGSSMKEAVELAEYLRDLGYMPEQVQDFYPTPSTVSTCMYYTGYDCRTMEQVYVPVNPHEKAMQRALIQYRNPKNYDLVAEALKIAGRTDLIGYDRKCLIRPRDGYRGGGTVPAAGKAKGTGYKAAGQGSRGQKPKKTIRNIHKKKGT from the coding sequence ATGAAAAACGATTATTTACCTATGAACCGGAATGATATGAGCATCAGGGGATGGAAGCAGTGCGACTTTGTGTATGTGTCCGGGGACGCCTATGTGGACCATCCTTCCTTCGGCACAGCCATCATATCCCGGCTGCTGGAGGCCCATGGATATAAGGTGGGAATCATTGCCCAGCCGGACTGGAAGGATAAAAAGAGCATTGAAGTGCTGGGAAGGCCCAGACTGGGCTTTCTGGTATCGGCGGGAAACATGGATTCCATGGTGAACCATTATTCCGTGTCCAGGAAGCGCCGGAAGGAGGACTCCTATACACCGGGCGGCGTCATGGGAAAACGGCCTGACTATGCCGTGACGGTGTACTGCAACCTGATACGGTCCGCGTATAAGAATGTGCCTGTCATCATAGGCGGAATCGAGGCCAGCCTTCGCCGCCTTGCCCATTATGACTATTGGTCGGATAAGCTGAAGCGCTCCGTGCTGCTTGATTCCCAGGCGGACCTGATATCCTATGGCATGGGAGAGCGGTCCGTTGTGGAGATTGCCGATGCTCTGGACAGCGGGCTGGATGTGAAGGATATTACCTTTATTGACGGGACGGTATATAAGACAAAAAGCCTGGAATCTGTTTATGATTATAAAATGCTTCCTGATTATGAGGAGCTTTTAAAGGACAAAAGGGAGTATGCCAGAAGCTTTTATGTCCAATACAGCAATACGGACCCATTTTCCGGGAAGCGTCTGGTGGAGCCCTATGGGAATCAGCTTTTTGTGGTGCAAAATCCTCCCTCCAAGCCCCTGAGCCAGGAGGAGATGGATGCGGTATATGATCTTCCTTACATGAGGAACTACCATCCGTCCTATGAGGAGTTTGGAGGCGTGCCCGCCATAAGAGAAATCAAGTTCAGCCTGATCAGCAACCGGGGATGCTTCGGCGCATGCAGCTTCTGCGCCCTGACCTTCCACCAGGGACGCATCATCCAGGCCAGAAGCCACGAATCCCTGGTGGAGGAGGCAAAGCTTCTGACAGAGGAGCCGGATTTCAAGGGTTATATCCATGATGTGGGCGGACCCACCGCGGATTTCCGTTTCCCTGCCTGTGAAAAGCAGCTGACAAGCGGCGCGTGTCCGGGCCGCCAGTGTCTTTTTCCTGAACCTTGTAAGAATCTGCGGGCGGACCACGGCGATTACATTGCCCTGCTGAGAAAGCTGAGGGCTCTTCCAAAGGTAAAGAAGGTGTTCATCCGTTCCGGTATCCGGTTTGACTATGTGCTGGCGGATTCCAACCGGAAATTCTTAAGGGAACTGTGTGAGTTCCATGTCAGCGGTCAGCTTAAGGTGGCGCCGGAGCATGTGGCGGATAAGGTGCTGAGCCGTATGGGAAAGCCCAAAAACAGCGTTTACCGCCAGTTTGTGAAGGAGTATAAGGAGATGAACCAGAGGCTGGGCAAGGAGCAGTATCTGGTGCCCTATCTCATGTCCTCCCATCCCGGTTCTTCCATGAAGGAGGCGGTGGAGCTGGCTGAGTATCTCAGGGATTTGGGATATATGCCGGAACAGGTACAGGACTTTTACCCCACCCCCTCCACTGTTTCCACCTGTATGTATTACACGGGATATGACTGCCGGACCATGGAGCAGGTCTATGTGCCGGTCAATCCCCATGAGAAGGCCATGCAGAGGGCCCTGATTCAGTACAGGAATCCCAAGAATTATGATTTGGTGGCGGAAGCCCTGAAGATTGCGGGGCGCACGGATTTAATCGGATATGACAGAAAATGCCTGATTCGCCCAAGGGACGGATACAGGGGCGGCGGGACGGTCCCGGCGGCAGGAAAGGCAAAGGGAACCGGATATAAGGCGGCCGGCCAGGGAAGCCGCGGCCAGAAGCCTAAGAAGACCATACGCAACATCCACAAAAAGAAAGGAACGTGA
- a CDS encoding HAD family hydrolase, whose translation MKLNRKKAVIFDLDGTLVDSMWMWKAIDIEYLARFGLTCPDDLQKEIEGMSFSETAVYFKERFQLKETLDEIKNAWIQMSIEKYRKEVPLKPGAGAFLEFISGKGLVAGIATSNGRAMVDAVLDSLDIRRYFKVVATACEVAAGKPAPDIYLNVAERLQVAPEDCVVFEDVPAGIQAGKNAGMTVFAVEDAFSLEMKEEKEKLADYYIRDYYELLDGAAG comes from the coding sequence ATGAAGTTAAACAGGAAAAAAGCAGTTATATTTGATTTGGACGGCACCCTGGTGGATTCCATGTGGATGTGGAAGGCCATTGACATAGAATACCTGGCCAGGTTTGGCCTTACCTGCCCGGATGACCTGCAGAAGGAAATCGAGGGCATGAGTTTTTCTGAGACTGCGGTGTATTTTAAGGAACGGTTCCAGTTAAAGGAGACACTGGATGAGATAAAGAATGCCTGGATTCAGATGTCCATAGAGAAGTACAGAAAGGAAGTACCCCTAAAGCCGGGAGCAGGGGCTTTCCTGGAATTTATCTCAGGGAAGGGACTGGTGGCCGGCATTGCCACCAGCAACGGAAGGGCCATGGTGGATGCGGTTCTGGATTCCCTGGATATCCGCAGGTACTTTAAGGTGGTGGCAACGGCCTGTGAGGTGGCTGCCGGCAAGCCTGCCCCGGATATATATCTGAATGTGGCGGAGCGCCTTCAGGTGGCGCCGGAGGACTGTGTTGTGTTCGAGGATGTGCCTGCCGGCATCCAGGCCGGAAAGAATGCGGGCATGACTGTCTTTGCTGTGGAGGATGCATTTTCACTGGAGATGAAGGAAGAGAAGGAAAAGCTGGCAGATTACTATATCAGGGATTATTACGAATTATTGGATGGAGCGGCAGGATGA
- a CDS encoding pseudouridine synthase, translating into MADKGRKNGPMRLDRFLAEMGYGTRTQVKDMVKKGRVRVNAEAVKDADRKVNPESDLIEVDRSQVAYARMEYYMLNKPQGVVSATEDRKYPTVVGLIREALRKDLFPVGRLDIDTEGLLLITNDGDLAHNLLSPKKHVDKVYLAHVSGGLPEDAVRRFEEGIKLEDGTMTLPAKLKIQEAAGREKEWQEVLVTIREGKFHQIKRMFEALGCRVEYLKRISVGPLMLDPELKPGEYRPLTPEEEYSIKDCGNRRNRV; encoded by the coding sequence ATGGCTGATAAGGGCAGGAAAAACGGACCGATGCGTCTTGACCGGTTTCTGGCTGAGATGGGATACGGAACCCGTACCCAGGTAAAGGATATGGTGAAGAAGGGACGGGTCCGGGTAAACGCAGAGGCGGTAAAGGACGCGGACCGGAAGGTGAACCCGGAATCGGACCTGATAGAAGTGGACAGGAGCCAGGTGGCTTACGCCAGAATGGAGTATTATATGCTCAATAAGCCCCAGGGCGTGGTGTCCGCCACCGAGGACAGGAAATACCCTACGGTGGTGGGGCTTATCAGGGAAGCCTTGAGAAAAGACCTGTTTCCGGTGGGCAGGCTGGATATTGACACGGAGGGGCTCCTTCTCATCACCAATGACGGGGATCTGGCCCATAATCTGCTGTCGCCTAAAAAGCATGTGGATAAGGTATATCTGGCCCATGTGTCAGGCGGGCTGCCGGAGGATGCCGTAAGGCGGTTTGAGGAAGGAATCAAACTGGAGGACGGCACCATGACGCTTCCGGCAAAGCTTAAGATACAGGAAGCGGCAGGGAGGGAGAAAGAATGGCAGGAAGTGCTGGTCACCATAAGGGAGGGGAAGTTCCACCAGATTAAGCGGATGTTTGAGGCCCTGGGGTGCAGGGTGGAGTATCTGAAACGGATATCCGTGGGTCCCCTTATGCTGGATCCGGAACTGAAACCAGGGGAATACCGCCCCCTGACACCTGAGGAGGAGTATTCCATAAAGGATTGCGGGAACCGCAGAAACCGTGTATAA
- a CDS encoding RsmB/NOP family class I SAM-dependent RNA methyltransferase gives MTDVRRLPEDFLLKMQKLLGEEYGQYLKSFKEEWKPGLRVNTWKIDPRDLAKLVPWDLEPVPWTDNGFYYDGSLEGEALRPSKHPAYYAGLYYLQEPSAMTPAAMLPVVPGDRVLDLCAAPGGKSTELASKLKGRGMLVSNDISYSRARALLKNLELAGAANICVTSEAPEKLACVWPEYFDKILVDAPCSGEGMFRRDEDMVKDWKEKGPEYYVPVQRQILSQAAAMLKPGGYMMYSTCTFSVEEDEGNVSYILEEFPQMELCCLGLDKVPGACGGFGLSGCMRLFPHRLRGEGHFLALMRKKGGDDGEARTEHGGVRGTADKGIFRSTDKGILPPIDPGTVRKRARAVEKEKELDVFLGQSGVEWDYGRIVIHQDNVYYLPEGLAWNLPLRFLRTGLLLGELKKGRFEPSQALAMSMKAGQFPNTVSFPAGDSRVLRYLKGETISLEVDEGPVRGWCLAAMEGFPLGWAKGTGMSLKNKYYPGWRWQ, from the coding sequence ATGACGGATGTGAGACGGCTTCCGGAGGACTTTCTGCTGAAAATGCAGAAGCTTCTGGGGGAGGAATACGGGCAGTACCTTAAAAGCTTCAAAGAGGAGTGGAAGCCAGGTCTCAGGGTGAACACATGGAAGATAGATCCGCGGGATCTGGCAAAGCTGGTGCCGTGGGACCTGGAGCCGGTGCCGTGGACTGACAATGGTTTTTATTACGACGGGTCGCTGGAGGGAGAGGCCTTAAGGCCCTCCAAGCATCCGGCTTATTACGCGGGACTCTATTACCTCCAGGAACCCAGCGCCATGACTCCGGCAGCCATGCTGCCCGTGGTTCCCGGAGACAGGGTGCTGGACCTTTGCGCTGCCCCGGGAGGCAAGAGCACGGAGCTGGCTTCAAAGCTTAAAGGCCGCGGAATGCTTGTGTCCAACGACATCAGCTATTCCAGGGCCAGGGCCCTTCTCAAAAACTTGGAGCTGGCCGGCGCGGCCAATATCTGCGTCACCAGTGAAGCGCCTGAAAAGCTGGCCTGCGTGTGGCCGGAATACTTTGATAAGATACTGGTGGATGCCCCCTGTTCCGGGGAAGGTATGTTCCGCCGCGATGAGGATATGGTGAAGGATTGGAAGGAAAAGGGGCCGGAATACTATGTGCCCGTCCAGCGGCAGATACTGTCCCAGGCGGCAGCCATGCTTAAACCGGGGGGATATATGATGTATTCCACCTGTACGTTTTCCGTGGAGGAGGATGAGGGGAACGTCTCCTATATACTGGAGGAATTTCCCCAGATGGAATTATGCTGTCTGGGCCTGGATAAAGTGCCGGGAGCCTGCGGCGGATTCGGGCTTTCCGGCTGCATGCGGCTCTTTCCGCACCGCCTAAGAGGAGAAGGGCATTTTCTGGCCCTGATGCGAAAAAAGGGCGGGGATGATGGGGAGGCCCGGACTGAGCACGGCGGGGTGAGAGGAACTGCGGACAAGGGGATTTTCCGGTCCACGGACAAGGGGATACTGCCGCCCATAGACCCCGGAACAGTCAGGAAGCGGGCCCGGGCCGTGGAGAAGGAAAAGGAGCTGGATGTATTTTTAGGGCAGAGCGGCGTGGAATGGGACTATGGGAGGATTGTCATACACCAGGACAACGTCTACTATCTGCCGGAGGGACTTGCATGGAACCTGCCCCTGAGATTTCTGCGCACGGGACTGCTTTTGGGCGAGCTTAAAAAGGGACGGTTTGAGCCGTCCCAGGCCCTGGCCATGTCCATGAAAGCCGGGCAATTTCCAAATACAGTCAGCTTCCCTGCCGGTGACAGCCGGGTTCTCCGCTACCTGAAGGGAGAGACTATTTCCCTGGAAGTAGACGAGGGGCCGGTCAGGGGATGGTGTCTGGCAGCCATGGAGGGATTTCCTCTTGGCTGGGCCAAAGGTACGGGAATGAGCCTGAAGAATAAGTACTATCCCGGCTGGAGATGGCAGTAG
- a CDS encoding acyltransferase yields MNGKKLRYGLVFFVLTTLIYMLMELRYGLPIRALRPKHYAAAAVLAVYSCLIHSRRAGASSGYARELFLGYQNKPGRIVYMDYLRVLAALLVILVHVLEPAYALLPPHTFTRNVMAASAGLGLSCNLLFMMLSGALLLGGKEESVLEFYSRRFVRVLIPCFAYYLFYFFYVEGISALSPGNWGSLIQSFLSNDSGQTPHFWLVYIILMFYVAAPFFRIMLKHMTEPILEALTAVIIILHFIYTYGPLVRVEFAASAFLASWDSIFLLGYYCTTQSAMKHYRLFMTAGLLSGLAIAAAIMASESLGPLVYNNAPPQMLFTCAVFLFFRKHGDSLFARIPTLLSAIGRYSFSILLVHWLVLHRIVDDVFGINGLSFGIAGGIPASFLLTLIISLALAFLYDNTVVLCMDRACEILFGALGRVRKRPPNM; encoded by the coding sequence ATGAATGGAAAGAAACTTCGCTACGGATTGGTGTTTTTTGTTTTGACCACACTTATATATATGCTCATGGAGCTTCGTTACGGCCTTCCCATCCGGGCGCTGCGCCCAAAGCATTATGCCGCCGCCGCTGTACTCGCCGTATACTCCTGCCTGATTCACAGCAGGCGGGCCGGGGCTTCCTCCGGTTATGCAAGGGAGCTGTTCTTAGGATACCAGAATAAGCCCGGACGCATTGTATATATGGACTATCTGAGGGTACTGGCTGCCCTTCTGGTCATCCTCGTTCATGTATTGGAACCGGCTTACGCCCTGCTCCCTCCCCATACCTTTACCAGAAATGTGATGGCGGCCTCGGCTGGTCTTGGCTTAAGCTGCAACCTGCTGTTCATGATGCTCAGCGGGGCGCTTCTGCTGGGAGGAAAGGAGGAATCCGTCCTTGAATTTTATTCCAGGCGCTTTGTCAGAGTGCTGATACCCTGTTTTGCCTATTACCTGTTTTACTTCTTTTATGTGGAAGGCATTTCCGCCCTTAGTCCCGGAAACTGGGGAAGCCTGATTCAAAGCTTCCTGTCCAATGACAGCGGCCAGACCCCCCATTTCTGGCTGGTGTATATAATTCTGATGTTTTACGTTGCAGCCCCCTTTTTCCGAATCATGTTAAAACACATGACAGAACCCATTCTGGAGGCGCTGACCGCAGTTATTATTATCCTGCATTTCATCTACACCTATGGCCCCCTGGTTCGTGTAGAGTTTGCGGCCTCAGCCTTCCTGGCATCATGGGATTCCATTTTCCTGCTGGGATATTACTGCACCACCCAGTCTGCCATGAAACATTACCGGCTGTTCATGACAGCAGGCCTGCTGTCAGGGCTGGCAATAGCGGCTGCCATCATGGCCTCGGAGAGCCTGGGCCCATTGGTTTACAACAACGCGCCTCCCCAGATGCTCTTTACCTGCGCCGTGTTTCTCTTCTTCCGAAAGCATGGGGACTCTCTGTTTGCAAGGATTCCCACCCTGCTTTCCGCCATAGGCAGGTACAGCTTCTCCATTCTCCTGGTTCACTGGCTGGTGCTGCACCGGATCGTGGATGACGTGTTTGGCATTAATGGATTGTCCTTTGGGATTGCAGGCGGCATACCGGCATCCTTTCTGCTTACCCTGATCATCAGCCTGGCCCTCGCCTTCCTGTACGACAATACGGTAGTCCTGTGTATGGACAGGGCCTGTGAGATTCTTTTTGGTGCTTTGGGGCGTGTGAGGAAGCGGCCCCCTAATATGTAA
- a CDS encoding M23 family metallopeptidase, translating into MPLILILLLAVFQCSITNYLITNPDYYQLGPYSWESNDFRAMRLGDAVAGLDSLDTDMVTTLMVEHDYDLTGLKDTRYNNRLLAAARPADYRKLKHAYETVLGDLKYFPIPKSRNKDTPEVVFEDGWMDGRGYVSGGGDGGGRGDGQAESGQEGGGQTDNGQEDSGRQNSPKRRHEGCDIMGAKMPPGYYPVVSMTDGVIEKIGWLEMGGWRIGVRAPGGAYLYYAHLYSYAGDLKEGDRVKAGELIGYMGDTGYGKTEGTRGNFDVHLHVGIYIKTDHNEEMSVNPYWILKWLEKRRLVFTY; encoded by the coding sequence ATGCCTTTGATTCTTATTTTGCTGTTGGCGGTATTCCAGTGTTCCATTACCAATTATCTGATTACGAATCCGGATTATTACCAGCTGGGGCCGTATTCCTGGGAGAGTAATGATTTCAGGGCCATGCGTCTGGGGGATGCCGTGGCAGGGCTTGACAGCCTGGATACGGATATGGTCACTACCCTGATGGTGGAACACGATTATGACCTTACAGGTCTCAAGGACACCAGATATAACAACAGGCTGCTGGCTGCTGCCAGGCCAGCGGATTACAGAAAGCTGAAACACGCATATGAGACCGTCCTGGGGGATTTAAAGTATTTTCCAATACCCAAAAGCCGGAATAAGGACACGCCGGAGGTGGTTTTTGAGGACGGCTGGATGGATGGGCGGGGGTATGTAAGCGGCGGCGGTGATGGCGGCGGACGGGGAGATGGTCAGGCAGAAAGCGGCCAGGAGGGCGGAGGTCAAACGGACAACGGCCAGGAAGACAGCGGCCGGCAAAACAGTCCAAAACGCCGCCATGAAGGCTGCGATATCATGGGAGCAAAAATGCCGCCCGGATATTATCCTGTTGTCAGCATGACGGACGGAGTCATCGAAAAAATCGGATGGCTGGAGATGGGGGGATGGCGCATAGGCGTGCGGGCTCCCGGGGGAGCCTATCTGTACTATGCGCATCTCTATAGCTATGCCGGGGATTTGAAGGAGGGGGACAGGGTTAAGGCCGGGGAACTCATCGGATATATGGGGGATACAGGATACGGAAAGACAGAGGGGACCAGAGGGAATTTTGATGTACATCTCCATGTGGGAATCTATATTAAGACGGACCACAATGAGGAGATGAGCGTGAATCCTTACTGGATTCTCAAGTGGCTGGAAAAGAGACGGTTGGTGTTTACATATTAG
- the coaD gene encoding pantetheine-phosphate adenylyltransferase: MRTAVYPGSFDPVTLGHYDIIERTAKMVDKLIIGVLNNKAKCPLFSAQERVNMLKEVTASLPNVEIQSFEGLLIDFVRGSHADIVVRGLRAITDFEYELQMAQTNRVIAPEIDTIFLTTNLKYSYLSSSIVKEIAEYEGDISEFLHPVIAARVREKLEERRRLT, translated from the coding sequence ATGAGGACAGCAGTATATCCGGGAAGCTTTGACCCAGTTACATTAGGCCATTATGACATCATAGAGCGCACAGCAAAGATGGTGGATAAATTAATCATCGGGGTTCTTAACAATAAGGCAAAATGCCCGTTGTTTTCTGCCCAGGAACGTGTTAATATGTTAAAGGAAGTGACTGCGTCCCTGCCAAATGTGGAGATTCAGTCTTTTGAAGGTCTGCTCATTGACTTTGTGCGCGGGAGCCATGCGGATATCGTAGTCAGGGGACTGCGGGCCATTACGGATTTTGAATACGAGCTTCAGATGGCGCAGACCAACAGGGTCATTGCGCCGGAGATTGATACTATATTTTTGACTACTAATTTAAAATATTCATATTTGAGTTCCAGCATCGTGAAAGAGATTGCGGAGTACGAGGGGGATATCAGTGAGTTCCTCCATCCGGTCATTGCAGCCAGGGTAAGAGAGAAGCTGGAGGAGAGGAGACGGTTGACATGA
- the rsmD gene encoding 16S rRNA (guanine(966)-N(2))-methyltransferase RsmD, whose product MRVIAGSAKRLLLKTLDGLDTRPTTDRIKETLFNMLQPDLPDCMFLDLFSGSGAIGIEALSRGAGLAVMIENNPRALECIRENLARTKLEGRAMVMGCDVITGLKRLEGRNYRFDIVFMDPPYHHEYERLVLDYLSHSPMVTEDTLIVIEASRETDFGWLEESGWHLIKSKEYKTNKHVFVGRGE is encoded by the coding sequence ATGAGAGTAATCGCAGGCAGCGCCAAAAGGCTGCTTTTAAAGACACTGGATGGGCTGGATACCAGGCCCACCACTGATAGAATTAAGGAGACGCTGTTTAATATGCTTCAGCCGGATTTGCCGGACTGCATGTTTCTGGATCTTTTTTCCGGCAGCGGAGCCATCGGGATTGAAGCGCTGAGCCGGGGAGCCGGTTTGGCCGTGATGATTGAGAACAATCCAAGGGCATTGGAGTGTATCCGCGAGAACCTGGCGAGGACAAAGCTGGAGGGCAGGGCCATGGTGATGGGCTGCGATGTGATAACCGGACTGAAACGCCTGGAGGGCAGGAATTACAGGTTCGATATTGTTTTCATGGATCCGCCCTATCATCACGAGTATGAACGGCTGGTTCTGGATTACCTGAGCCACTCCCCCATGGTTACGGAGGATACCCTGATTGTAATTGAGGCATCCAGGGAAACTGATTTTGGATGGCTGGAAGAATCCGGCTGGCATTTGATAAAAAGCAAAGAGTACAAGACCAATAAGCACGTGTTCGTTGGCAGAGGAGAGTAG
- a CDS encoding TIGR00266 family protein: protein MDYRMLGDILPAVEVRLQAGEAMYTQSGGMAWMSDGFTLDSNVKGGLMKGLGRMFSGESLFMATYTASRPDSVIAFASTVPGKILAIDTAKTSLICQKGAFLCAQTTVEINTVLTKKFTAGFFGGEGFILQQIQGSGMAFLEVDGDVVERVLAPGEVIKVDTGNVFAFEPSVSYEIETMKGVKNILFGGEGLFLTKLTGPGKVYMQTMNIAEFTGRIAQGLPTSK, encoded by the coding sequence ATGGATTACAGAATGTTGGGAGATATACTGCCGGCCGTTGAAGTTAGGCTGCAGGCGGGAGAAGCTATGTATACGCAGTCCGGAGGAATGGCCTGGATGAGCGACGGTTTTACATTGGACTCCAATGTGAAAGGAGGGCTTATGAAGGGACTGGGAAGGATGTTTTCCGGCGAATCCCTGTTCATGGCTACCTATACGGCGTCCAGACCGGACAGCGTTATTGCGTTTGCATCCACTGTGCCGGGGAAGATATTGGCAATAGATACGGCAAAGACCAGCCTGATTTGCCAGAAGGGAGCATTCCTGTGCGCACAGACAACGGTCGAAATCAACACCGTACTGACTAAGAAGTTTACGGCCGGCTTCTTTGGCGGAGAAGGCTTCATCCTTCAGCAGATACAGGGAAGCGGCATGGCATTCCTGGAGGTGGACGGAGATGTGGTGGAGAGGGTTCTGGCACCAGGAGAAGTGATTAAGGTGGATACGGGAAATGTATTCGCCTTTGAACCCAGCGTATCCTACGAAATCGAGACAATGAAAGGCGTGAAGAATATCCTGTTCGGGGGTGAAGGGCTGTTCCTCACAAAACTGACAGGTCCCGGCAAGGTATACATGCAGACCATGAACATTGCTGAATTTACCGGACGGATTGCCCAGGGACTTCCCACTTCCAAATAA
- a CDS encoding YmaF family protein, with the protein MNETNACSMQHVHEILGSTLIAERCDDPHNHRFATVSGEAIPYMGSHVHRVTFLTDSYDGHFHEFSGTSSPAIPVGDGRHIHFAKARTTFQDGHTHEFRVSSLINNPIDRC; encoded by the coding sequence ATGAATGAAACGAATGCTTGCAGCATGCAGCATGTGCACGAAATCTTGGGAAGCACCCTCATAGCCGAACGCTGTGATGACCCTCATAATCACCGTTTTGCAACTGTATCCGGTGAGGCAATACCCTATATGGGAAGCCATGTTCACAGGGTAACATTTCTTACTGATTCTTACGACGGGCATTTTCACGAATTTAGCGGGACATCTTCTCCTGCTATACCTGTGGGCGATGGAAGGCATATTCACTTTGCGAAGGCCCGCACGACTTTTCAGGATGGACATACCCACGAATTCAGAGTGTCCTCTTTGATTAACAATCCTATTGATAGATGTTAA
- a CDS encoding transposase — protein sequence MCQPFFKNEVDLHPHKIRYWLHSSEKTEAPESFARKVNEICGLYQSAQEQSREGAHIVSTDEMTGVQALEHKYPDKLPLPGQCAKMEFEYIRHGTTSLIGFFDVATGRMEMPYLNSTRTEEDFVEAVKALAGTDPQAPWTFICDGLNTHKSEALVRFVAEACALGVELGKKGKTGILKSMESRADFLHDPSHRIRFVYTPKHSSWMNQIEIWFGIINRKLLKRKSYLSIEELEASILRFIEQYNLTAHPFKWTYAGIPLVI from the coding sequence ATCTGTCAGCCGTTTTTTAAAAATGAGGTAGATTTACATCCCCACAAAATCCGTTACTGGCTTCATTCTTCGGAAAAGACGGAAGCCCCGGAATCTTTTGCGCGGAAAGTAAACGAAATCTGCGGCCTGTACCAGAGTGCCCAGGAACAAAGCCGGGAAGGTGCACACATTGTTTCCACGGATGAAATGACCGGGGTACAAGCGCTGGAACATAAATATCCTGACAAGCTCCCATTACCCGGCCAGTGCGCCAAAATGGAGTTTGAGTATATCCGCCATGGCACGACCAGCCTCATCGGGTTCTTTGATGTTGCAACGGGCCGTATGGAAATGCCGTATTTAAACTCCACACGCACAGAAGAGGATTTTGTGGAAGCCGTGAAAGCATTGGCAGGGACAGACCCGCAAGCCCCATGGACATTTATATGCGATGGCCTAAACACCCATAAATCGGAAGCCCTTGTCCGCTTTGTGGCAGAAGCCTGTGCCCTTGGCGTGGAACTGGGCAAAAAAGGGAAAACAGGGATCCTTAAAAGTATGGAAAGCCGAGCGGATTTCCTGCATGACCCTTCCCACCGGATCCGCTTTGTCTATACTCCGAAACACAGTTCCTGGATGAACCAGATTGAGATATGGTTTGGCATCATTAACCGGAAGCTGCTGAAGCGGAAAAGCTACCTATCAATAGAAGAACTGGAAGCAAGCATCCTGCGCTTTATTGAACAATACAATCTTACAGCACACCCATTTAAGTGGACATATGCCGGGATACCATTAGTAATTTAA
- a CDS encoding helix-turn-helix domain-containing protein produces MRRKTIDTIPVLSDAMKNILSAFSKSRSLPSGLVKRASIVLLASQGELNQNIAPQVGLHYNNAATWRSRFLAALPALRRIEMDDPKKLEDEIRAVLSDKKRPGAPSVFTPDQIMRIIDLACSNPNDFGYEVSQWSLPLLVAEIKKQGIAEQISEKSVSRFLKMR; encoded by the coding sequence ATGCGAAGGAAAACAATTGATACTATCCCGGTTTTATCTGATGCCATGAAAAACATATTATCTGCTTTTTCAAAAAGCCGCTCCCTTCCGTCAGGACTGGTCAAAAGAGCCAGCATTGTCCTGCTTGCGTCACAGGGGGAACTCAACCAGAATATTGCACCACAGGTCGGGCTTCATTATAATAATGCTGCCACCTGGCGCAGTCGGTTCCTCGCGGCGCTCCCAGCCTTGCGGAGGATTGAAATGGACGACCCGAAAAAGCTTGAAGATGAGATACGGGCAGTCCTGTCCGATAAAAAACGCCCCGGTGCCCCGTCTGTTTTTACGCCGGACCAGATCATGCGGATCATCGACCTTGCCTGCAGCAACCCAAATGATTTTGGGTACGAAGTAAGCCAGTGGAGTCTCCCGCTGTTAGTGGCAGAAATTAAAAAGCAGGGGATCGCTGAACAGATTTCTGAGAAATCTGTCAGCCGTTTTTTAAAAATGAGGTAG